A DNA window from Mytilus trossulus isolate FHL-02 unplaced genomic scaffold, PNRI_Mtr1.1.1.hap1 h1tg000024l__unscaffolded, whole genome shotgun sequence contains the following coding sequences:
- the LOC134699065 gene encoding properdin-like has translation MEVGTVDGHWGPWSSVTCSVTCGKGLGIRKRRCDNPPSSGDGNGCFGCDIEKKLCSLEKCHKSCNNAGKNSKSDREWKKARRSKMISNHRFMKNSMQ, from the exons ATGGAGGTTGGTACag tTGATGGACATTGGGGCCCGTGGTCGTCTGTTACATGTTCTGTTACCTGTGGTAAAGGACTAGGAATACGGAAAAGACGATGTGACAACCCTCCTTCTTCTGGGGATGGAAATGGTTGTTTTGGTtgtgatattgagaaaaaaCTATGTTCCTTGGAAAAATGTCACA AATCGTGCAATAACGCAGGCAAAAACAGTAAATCag ATAGGGAATGGAAGAAAGCAAGAAGATCTAAAATGATATCTAACCACAGATTTATGAAGAATAGTATGCAGTAA